One region of Scophthalmus maximus strain ysfricsl-2021 chromosome 13, ASM2237912v1, whole genome shotgun sequence genomic DNA includes:
- the LOC118317716 gene encoding 1-phosphatidylinositol 4,5-bisphosphate phosphodiesterase gamma-1-like isoform X1 → MCAARFNGCAEEAASAGASSPSGAATGPVVASRMMDWTEAGPRILRSLETGTVMTVFYGKKSQRPERRTFQIRQGTRQIVWSRNPDKVEGDIDIREIRELRLGKGSRDFERYPEEARKLDSAHCFIVLYGLEFRLRTLSVAAFSEEEVNMWVTGLNWLMVDTQRAPAPQQIDRWLRKQFEVMDRSHDGSITVKDVKALLPQINYRVPNMRFLKDKLQEVEARSDLSYPNFAQLYRTLMFDAQRSIIEQLELSFPLRNVDRPELCQISLYDFQKFLQMDQKESWASELSRVREFLMAYTRGGPQPEPMLQLDEFLTFLFSKENSVCDPRPSPVAHDDMKRPLSQYWISSSHNTYLTGDQFSSESSLEAYARCLRMGCRCIELDCWDGPDDLPIIYHGHTLTSKIKFLDVLHTIKEHAFVASEFPVILSIEDHCSVVQQRNMATHFRKVFGDLLLTKPVENGEELPSPHQLRRKILIKHKKLVEGTLYEEVTSASYSENDISNSLKNGILYLEDPIDHTWTRHYFVLTSNKIYYSEETSHYQTAEEEEDEEGQEECTNNEQHCAERWFHGKLGGGRDGRQVAEKLLQEYCGEGGAKDGTFLVRESETFIGDFTLSFWRSGRVQHCRIHSRQESGATRFYLTDNLVFDSLYRLIGHYRDTPLRCNEFEMRLGGPVPQPNAHESREWYHSGLSRVQAEHMLMRVPRDGAFLVRKRSEHNSYAISFRAEGKIKHCRIQQEGRLFMLGSSAEFESLVDLVSYYEKHPLYRKMRLRYPINEDTLDRMGTAELDYGALYEVRTPHFYVEANKMPSARCTVKALYDYRAQREDELCFPKQALILGVDKQEGGWWRGDYGGKKQLWFPANYVEEVPSSPTREPDEVSTENSPLGTFLKGFIDVPTCHVVVHKDGKNSRPFVFTIHSQHVSSHPVQTLDVAADSLEDLTCWAGRIREAAQNADARMQEEKQMERRKKIAVELSELVVYCRPVPFNEDKIGTERACYRDMSSFPETKAEKFATRGRGKRFLRYNRRQLSRVYPRGQRLDSSNYDPLPMWLCGSQLVALNFQTPDKPMQLNQALFLLGGGSGFVPQPDAARDDAFDPFDKDTLRVEPITVQLQVLGARHLPKNGRSIVCPFVEVEICGADYDACKCKTDVVADNGLNPVWVQRQFVFDIHNSTFSFLRFTVYEEDMFSDPNFLAQATFPVRLLRTGYRSVPLKNSYSEELELASLLVHIEIVNAKEEDDENLYSSIQLLRDRTSELSNQVSLLERSGSSDVGYQQSVEELRAAQDQLSELVEARNRRLMEKKRREKLRQQVAAKRS, encoded by the exons ATGTGTGCGGCCAGGTTCAACGGCTGTGCCGAGGAGGCCGCCTCTGCCGGGGCCTCCTCCCCGTCAGGGGCCGCCACCGGCCCGGTCGTGGCCTCCAGGATGATGGACTGGACGGAGGCCGGCCCCCGCATCCTCCGCAGCCTGGAGACGGGCACGGTGATGACGGTCTTCTACGGGAAGAAGTCGCAGCGGCCCGAGAGGAGGACGTTCCAGATCCGACAGGGCACGCGGCAGATAGTGTGGAGCCGGAACCCCGACAAGGTGGAAGGAGACA tcGACATACGGGAGATCCGGGAGCTGCGGCTGGGGAAGGGCTCCCGTGATTTCGAGCGCTACCCGGAGGAGGCCCGTAAACTGGACTCCGCCCACTGCTTCATCGTGCTCTACGGCCTGGAGTTCCGCCTGCGGACGCTCAGCGTggctg CCTTCAGCGAGGAGGAGGTCAACATGTGGGTCACGGGTCTCAACTGGCTGATGGTCGACACCCAGAGAGCGCCGGCACCGCAGCAGATCGACAG GTGGCTGAGGAAACAGTTCGAGGTCATGGACCGGAGCCACGATGGCAG CATCACGGTGAAGGACGTGAAGGCTCTGCTGCCTCAGATCAACTACAGAGTTCCCAACATGCGTTTCCTCAAGGACAAGCTGCAG gaagtggaggcgcGGAGCGACCTGTCCTACCCCAACTTCGCACAGCTCTACAGAACGCTGATGTTTGACGCACAGAGGAGC ATTATTGAGCAGCTGGagctctccttccctctgcg GAACGTGGACCGGCCGGAGCTCTGTCAGATCTCCCTCTACGACTTCCAGAAGTTCCTACAGATGGACCAGAAG GAGTCGTGGGCGTCCGAGCTGAGCCGCGTCCGAGAGTTTCTCATGGCGTACACGAGGGGGGGGCCGCAGCCGGAGCCCATGCTGCAACTGGACGAG TTCCTGACCTTCCTGTTCTCCAAAGAGAACTCGGTGTGCGACCCTCGACCTTCGCCCGTCGCCCACGACGACATGAAGAGGCCGTTGTCTCAGTACTGGATCTCGTCCTCGCACAACAC CTACCTGACGGGCGACCAGTTCTCCAGTGAATCCTCTCTGGAGGCCTACGCCCGCTGTCTGAGGATGGGCTGCCGCTGCATCGAGC TGGACTGCTGGGACGGACCCGACGACCTGCCCATCATCTACCACGGCCACACGCTGACCTCCAAGATCAAGTTCCTGGACGTGCTGCACACCATCAAAGAGCACGCCTTCGTCGCCTCcga GTTCCCTGTGATCCTGTCCATCGAGGACCACTGCAGCGTGGTGCAGCAGAGGAACATGGCCACGCACTTCAGGAAGGTGTTCGGAGACCTGCTGCTCACCAAGCCGGTGGAAAACGGGGAGGAGCTTCCCTCGCCGCACCAGCTCCGCAGGAAGATCCTCATCAAG CACAAAAAGCTGGTGGAGGGAACCCTGTACGAGGAGGTGACGTCCGCCAGCTACTCCGAAAACGACATCAGCAACTCGCTGAAGAACGGCATCCTTTACCTCGAAGACCCCATCGAccac ACATGGACTCGGCATTACTTCGTCCTGACCAGCAATAAGATCTACTACTCGGAGGAGACGTCTCACTACCAGACggccgaggaagaggaggacgaagagggaCAAGAG GAGTGCACCAACAACGAGCAGCACTGCGCCGAGCGCTGGTTCCACGGGAAGCTCGGCGGCGGCCGCGACGGGCGGCAGGTGGcggagaagctgctgcaggagtaCTGCGGCGAGGGCGGGGCCAAAGACGGCACCTTCCTGgtcagagagagcgagacgTTCATCGGAGACTTCACCCTCTCCTTCTG GCGCTCCGGTCGCGTGCAGCACTGCAGGATTCACTCCCGCCAGGAGTCCGGCGCCACCCGCTTCTACCTGACGGACAACCTGGTGTTCGACAGCCTCTACCGCCTCATCGGCCACTACAGGGACACGCCGCTGCGCTGCAACGAGTTCGAGATGCGGCTGGGCGGCCCCGTGCCGCAGCCCAACGCCCACGAGAGCCGAGA GTGGTACCACTCCGGGCTGTCCCGCGTTCAGGCCGAGCACATGCTGATGCGCGTCCCCAGAGACGGAGCGTTCCTGGTGCGGAAACGGAGCGAACACAACTCCTACGCCATCTCCTTCAG ggCGGAGGGTAAGATCAAGCACTGTCGCATCCAGCAGGAGGGTCGCCTCTTCATGCTCGGCAGCTCCGCGGAGTTCGAGAGTCTGGTGGATCTGGTGAGCTACTACGAGAAGCACCCGCTGTACCGCAAGATGAGGCTCCGCTACCCGATCAACGAGGACACGCTGGACCGCATGGGCACCGCG GAGCTTGACTACGGCGCGCTGTACGAAGTCCGCACGCCTCACTTCTACGTGGAGGCCAACAAGATGCCCAGCGCCCGG TGTACGGTCAAAGCTCTGTACGACTACCGGGCCCAGAGAGAGGACGAGCTGTGTTTCCCCAAACAGGCGCTGATCCTCGGCGTGGACAAGCAGGAGGGCGGCTG gtgGCGAGGAGACTACGGAGGGAAGAAGCAGCTGTGGTTCCCCGCGAACTACGTGGAGGAGGTTCCCAGTTCTCCGACCAGAGAACCGGACGAAGTG TCCACAGAGAACAGTCCTCTGGGAACGTTCCTCAAGGGCTTCATCGACGTTCCCACCTGCCACGTCG TGGTTCATAAAGACGGGAAGAACTCCCGTCCCTTCGTCTTCACCATCCACTCGCAGCACGTCTCCTCTCACCCGGTGCAGACGCTGGACGTGGCAGCGGACAGTCTGGAGGATCTGACCTGCTGGGCCGGCAGGATCAGGGAGGCGGCGCAGAACGCTGACGCTCGg atgcaggaggagaaacagatggagCGGAGGAAGAAGATCGCGGTGGAGCTGTCGGAGCTGGTGGTTTACTGCCGACCCGTCCCCTTCAACGAAGACA AGATCGGGACGGAGCGGGCGTGTTACCGGGACATGTCGTCCTTCCCAGAGACGAAGGCGGAGAAGTTTGCGACGCGCGGCAGAGGGAAGCGCTTCCTGCGCTACAACCGCCGCCAGCTGTCCCGCGTCTACCCCCGAGGACAGAGGCTGGACTCGTCCAACTACGACCCGCTGCCCATGTGGCTCTGCGGCTCCCAGCTGGTCGCGCTCAACTTCCAGACCCCAG ACAAACCCatgcagctgaaccaggccttGTTCCTGctcggcggcggcagcggcttCGTGCCGCAGCCCGACGCCGCGAGGGACGACGCCTTCGACCCGTTCGACAAGGACACGCTGCGAGTGGAGCCGATCACCGTCCAGCTGCAG gtGCTGGGCGCCCGTCACCTGCCCAAAAACGGCCGCAGCATCGTGTGTCCCTTCGTGGAGGTGGAGATCTGTGGAGCCGATTACGACGCCTGCAAGTGCAAGACGGACGTCGTGG ctgaTAACGGCCTGAATCCCGTGTGGGTGCAGAGGCAGTTTGTGTTCGACATCCACAACTCCACCTTCTCCTTCCTGCGCTTCACCGTCTACGAGGAGGACATGTTCAGTGACCCCAACTTCCTGGCACAGGCGACCTTCCCCGTCCGCCTGCTCCGTACAG GCTACAGGAGCGTTCCTCTGAAGAACAGCTACAGCGAGGAGCTGGAGTTGGCGTCGCTTCTCGTCCACATCGAGATCGTCAACGCGAAG gaggaagacgacgagaACTTGTACTCGTCCATCCAGCTGCTGCGGGATCGAACCAGCGAGCTGTCGAACCAGGTGTCCCTCCTGGAGCGGTCGGGCTCGTCCGACGTGGGCTACCAGCAGAGTGTGGAGGAGCTGCGGGCGGCTCAGGATCAGCTGAGCGAGCTGGTGGAGGCGCGGAACCGCAG GCTGATGGAGAAGAAGCGCAGGGAGAAGCTGAGgcagcaggtggcagcaaaGCGCAGTTGA
- the LOC118317716 gene encoding 1-phosphatidylinositol 4,5-bisphosphate phosphodiesterase gamma-1-like isoform X4: MCAARFNGCAEEAASAGASSPSGAATGPVVASRMMDWTEAGPRILRSLETGTVMTVFYGKKSQRPERRTFQIRQGTRQIVWSRNPDKVEGDIDIREIRELRLGKGSRDFERYPEEARKLDSAHCFIVLYGLEFRLRTLSVAAFSEEEVNMWVTGLNWLMVDTQRAPAPQQIDRWLRKQFEVMDRSHDGSITVKDVKALLPQINYRVPNMRFLKDKLQEVEARSDLSYPNFAQLYRTLMFDAQRSIIEQLELSFPLRNVDRPELCQISLYDFQKFLQMDQKESWASELSRVREFLMAYTRGGPQPEPMLQLDEFLTFLFSKENSVCDPRPSPVAHDDMKRPLSQYWISSSHNTYLTGDQFSSESSLEAYARCLRMGCRCIELDCWDGPDDLPIIYHGHTLTSKIKFLDVLHTIKEHAFVASEFPVILSIEDHCSVVQQRNMATHFRKVFGDLLLTKPVENGEELPSPHQLRRKILIKHKKLVEGTLYEEVTSASYSENDISNSLKNGILYLEDPIDHTWTRHYFVLTSNKIYYSEETSHYQTAEEEEDEEGQEECTNNEQHCAERWFHGKLGGGRDGRQVAEKLLQEYCGEGGAKDGTFLVRESETFIGDFTLSFWRSGRVQHCRIHSRQESGATRFYLTDNLVFDSLYRLIGHYRDTPLRCNEFEMRLGGPVPQPNAHESREWYHSGLSRVQAEHMLMRVPRDGAFLVRKRSEHNSYAISFRAEGKIKHCRIQQEGRLFMLGSSAEFESLVDLVSYYEKHPLYRKMRLRYPINEDTLDRMGTAELDYGALYEVRTPHFYVEANKMPSARCTVKALYDYRAQREDELCFPKQALILGVDKQEGGWWRGDYGGKKQLWFPANYVEEVPSSPTREPDEVSTENSPLGTFLKGFIDVPTCHVVVHKDGKNSRPFVFTIHSQHVSSHPVQTLDVAADSLEDLTCWAGRIREAAQNADARMQEEKQMERRKKIAVELSELVVYCRPVPFNEDKIGTERACYRDMSSFPETKAEKFATRGRGKRFLRYNRRQLSRVYPRGQRLDSSNYDPLPMWLCGSQLVALNFQTPGAGRPSPAQKRPQHRVSLRGGGDLWSRLRRLQVQDGRRG; encoded by the exons ATGTGTGCGGCCAGGTTCAACGGCTGTGCCGAGGAGGCCGCCTCTGCCGGGGCCTCCTCCCCGTCAGGGGCCGCCACCGGCCCGGTCGTGGCCTCCAGGATGATGGACTGGACGGAGGCCGGCCCCCGCATCCTCCGCAGCCTGGAGACGGGCACGGTGATGACGGTCTTCTACGGGAAGAAGTCGCAGCGGCCCGAGAGGAGGACGTTCCAGATCCGACAGGGCACGCGGCAGATAGTGTGGAGCCGGAACCCCGACAAGGTGGAAGGAGACA tcGACATACGGGAGATCCGGGAGCTGCGGCTGGGGAAGGGCTCCCGTGATTTCGAGCGCTACCCGGAGGAGGCCCGTAAACTGGACTCCGCCCACTGCTTCATCGTGCTCTACGGCCTGGAGTTCCGCCTGCGGACGCTCAGCGTggctg CCTTCAGCGAGGAGGAGGTCAACATGTGGGTCACGGGTCTCAACTGGCTGATGGTCGACACCCAGAGAGCGCCGGCACCGCAGCAGATCGACAG GTGGCTGAGGAAACAGTTCGAGGTCATGGACCGGAGCCACGATGGCAG CATCACGGTGAAGGACGTGAAGGCTCTGCTGCCTCAGATCAACTACAGAGTTCCCAACATGCGTTTCCTCAAGGACAAGCTGCAG gaagtggaggcgcGGAGCGACCTGTCCTACCCCAACTTCGCACAGCTCTACAGAACGCTGATGTTTGACGCACAGAGGAGC ATTATTGAGCAGCTGGagctctccttccctctgcg GAACGTGGACCGGCCGGAGCTCTGTCAGATCTCCCTCTACGACTTCCAGAAGTTCCTACAGATGGACCAGAAG GAGTCGTGGGCGTCCGAGCTGAGCCGCGTCCGAGAGTTTCTCATGGCGTACACGAGGGGGGGGCCGCAGCCGGAGCCCATGCTGCAACTGGACGAG TTCCTGACCTTCCTGTTCTCCAAAGAGAACTCGGTGTGCGACCCTCGACCTTCGCCCGTCGCCCACGACGACATGAAGAGGCCGTTGTCTCAGTACTGGATCTCGTCCTCGCACAACAC CTACCTGACGGGCGACCAGTTCTCCAGTGAATCCTCTCTGGAGGCCTACGCCCGCTGTCTGAGGATGGGCTGCCGCTGCATCGAGC TGGACTGCTGGGACGGACCCGACGACCTGCCCATCATCTACCACGGCCACACGCTGACCTCCAAGATCAAGTTCCTGGACGTGCTGCACACCATCAAAGAGCACGCCTTCGTCGCCTCcga GTTCCCTGTGATCCTGTCCATCGAGGACCACTGCAGCGTGGTGCAGCAGAGGAACATGGCCACGCACTTCAGGAAGGTGTTCGGAGACCTGCTGCTCACCAAGCCGGTGGAAAACGGGGAGGAGCTTCCCTCGCCGCACCAGCTCCGCAGGAAGATCCTCATCAAG CACAAAAAGCTGGTGGAGGGAACCCTGTACGAGGAGGTGACGTCCGCCAGCTACTCCGAAAACGACATCAGCAACTCGCTGAAGAACGGCATCCTTTACCTCGAAGACCCCATCGAccac ACATGGACTCGGCATTACTTCGTCCTGACCAGCAATAAGATCTACTACTCGGAGGAGACGTCTCACTACCAGACggccgaggaagaggaggacgaagagggaCAAGAG GAGTGCACCAACAACGAGCAGCACTGCGCCGAGCGCTGGTTCCACGGGAAGCTCGGCGGCGGCCGCGACGGGCGGCAGGTGGcggagaagctgctgcaggagtaCTGCGGCGAGGGCGGGGCCAAAGACGGCACCTTCCTGgtcagagagagcgagacgTTCATCGGAGACTTCACCCTCTCCTTCTG GCGCTCCGGTCGCGTGCAGCACTGCAGGATTCACTCCCGCCAGGAGTCCGGCGCCACCCGCTTCTACCTGACGGACAACCTGGTGTTCGACAGCCTCTACCGCCTCATCGGCCACTACAGGGACACGCCGCTGCGCTGCAACGAGTTCGAGATGCGGCTGGGCGGCCCCGTGCCGCAGCCCAACGCCCACGAGAGCCGAGA GTGGTACCACTCCGGGCTGTCCCGCGTTCAGGCCGAGCACATGCTGATGCGCGTCCCCAGAGACGGAGCGTTCCTGGTGCGGAAACGGAGCGAACACAACTCCTACGCCATCTCCTTCAG ggCGGAGGGTAAGATCAAGCACTGTCGCATCCAGCAGGAGGGTCGCCTCTTCATGCTCGGCAGCTCCGCGGAGTTCGAGAGTCTGGTGGATCTGGTGAGCTACTACGAGAAGCACCCGCTGTACCGCAAGATGAGGCTCCGCTACCCGATCAACGAGGACACGCTGGACCGCATGGGCACCGCG GAGCTTGACTACGGCGCGCTGTACGAAGTCCGCACGCCTCACTTCTACGTGGAGGCCAACAAGATGCCCAGCGCCCGG TGTACGGTCAAAGCTCTGTACGACTACCGGGCCCAGAGAGAGGACGAGCTGTGTTTCCCCAAACAGGCGCTGATCCTCGGCGTGGACAAGCAGGAGGGCGGCTG gtgGCGAGGAGACTACGGAGGGAAGAAGCAGCTGTGGTTCCCCGCGAACTACGTGGAGGAGGTTCCCAGTTCTCCGACCAGAGAACCGGACGAAGTG TCCACAGAGAACAGTCCTCTGGGAACGTTCCTCAAGGGCTTCATCGACGTTCCCACCTGCCACGTCG TGGTTCATAAAGACGGGAAGAACTCCCGTCCCTTCGTCTTCACCATCCACTCGCAGCACGTCTCCTCTCACCCGGTGCAGACGCTGGACGTGGCAGCGGACAGTCTGGAGGATCTGACCTGCTGGGCCGGCAGGATCAGGGAGGCGGCGCAGAACGCTGACGCTCGg atgcaggaggagaaacagatggagCGGAGGAAGAAGATCGCGGTGGAGCTGTCGGAGCTGGTGGTTTACTGCCGACCCGTCCCCTTCAACGAAGACA AGATCGGGACGGAGCGGGCGTGTTACCGGGACATGTCGTCCTTCCCAGAGACGAAGGCGGAGAAGTTTGCGACGCGCGGCAGAGGGAAGCGCTTCCTGCGCTACAACCGCCGCCAGCTGTCCCGCGTCTACCCCCGAGGACAGAGGCTGGACTCGTCCAACTACGACCCGCTGCCCATGTGGCTCTGCGGCTCCCAGCTGGTCGCGCTCAACTTCCAGACCCCAG gtGCTGGGCGCCCGTCACCTGCCCAAAAACGGCCGCAGCATCGTGTGTCCCTTCGTGGAGGTGGAGATCTGTGGAGCCGATTACGACGCCTGCAAGTGCAAGACGGACGTCGTGG ctga